GCAAAACTACCGCAGATATGCAGTAGTTTTGTCTACCGCATGTAAGCCTCTCccttaattatcatatatatatatatatatatatatatatatatatatataaaagccgagttttgacgtaggtAGTGCTTAGAATTACGACACGTGTTCTAAACTCATGTTTTAGTTTTTAGAGAGtacctagaattgcgacacgtggcgttttaaagaatgaacaaaTTTTGGGCATTTAAAGCCTAGGAGTTGTATTtataatgcatttaattattttaatgaagaaaacaaaaggtttctaaattttctctctttatatatcaatattgtgagacaattaaaagatataaaattactcatatggaaataaatattttaatatgttttatgggtcttatgttttaaggGTCTTACGTTTTAATTGATGTCAaagttttatgtgtttttttttttttttttgtgatttactatgtattttttaatgtgcttaaattaaaattaattaagggttttatgttttaactcatttcaggttttcttcttactgttttcttttttttgtatactttcttttcattttaaattacacatatgggaaggttttaatttatatggattaaactaaaattatatatggttcttatgatagtatatttttatgtaatttatatattcatgcaatcttatgtgtaattgtgtcactatgttcagTAATATACTGTTATATAACTTTtagtatctttttttttattattgaaatatgcatgatagatttttttacacTACTTTTTTGACTTATAATAAACAATACAATGAAGATacgttttaagttttaaaattaaattataatgaataatttcGGGCATTGCGCGGGTTCTAGCTGGTATGTGTCTAAAACTCTAATCTCCATCCCAGGACATGAAtatatactcttttttttttcccaaaacacTGACGAATTATTTTGGAACATGCAAAGTCATGGGAGACCCTCTACACTGCAATCTCAATTTTTGACAACAGAAGACCCAATCGACACAGAGAGTTCATCTTGTCGATGTTTACACATCAATAAAAATTATCTACTACTTCACAGAAATCATTTAAAAGATCATTACTAAAAGGTTCACTCACTACTAACAGACTCAAACAAAAGCTTTTAGAATCAGCGACCTCCTGAGAGAAGCGACTCTGCGGCAAAAGAAGACTGTGTAAACCTATCCCCTGAAGACGGATAGGACATGGCAAAATCACTGAAACCACCTTCCCTATTATGCGCAAATGTTAAGCCGCTAGCACAAAGGCCAAGCGATGATAAATCTGGGAGAGGAAAATCACCCTCCAAGAACTGCATTACTTGGCGCATGCTTGGCCTAGCTGCCGGCTCTGAATGAGAGCAGAGCAACCCAAGTTTCAAAACCAGCTCTACTTCCTCTGCTACATAATCTGCACCTAAATTTACATCTCTTGCCTCAAGAATTTCGCCTCGGTTCCAATGAGAAAACACCCAATCAAGCAAAAGAACATCATCTGCTTCTTCCCGTGGCTCTATTGGTCTCCTTCCACAAGCAACCTCAAGCAAAAATGCCCCAAAAGCGAACACATCGGTGCTTGGCGTGGCCTTGCCGCTTCGACTATGCTCCGGCGCAAGATACCCAAGAGTTCCAACCACATGGGTTGTTTGAGGATCAGTTCCATGATCATATAATCTTGCAAGACCGAAGTCTCCTAATCTGGCATTCAATTCACCATCTAGCAAGACATTACTAGCCTTGATATCTCTGTGAATAACAATCTGCTCCCATTCTTCGTGCAAATAAAACAGCCCCGACGCCACACCTATGATTACTTGAAATCTCTGGCTCCAGCTCAGGGTAACCTTTGGTTGGTCGAAGAGATACTTGTCTAGACTACCGTTGGGCATGTAGTCATACACCAAAAGCAGCTCTCCCTTTCGCCGGCAATACCCCAAGAGTGGTACCAAATTCCTGTGACGAAGCCGACCAATGCTTACAATTTCTGCAACAAATTGTTTCATTCCCTGCCTTGATTCATGGGAGACCCTCTTCACTGCAATCTCAATTTTTGAGGTAGGCAGTATACCTCTATACACCCTACCAAATCCACCGGCACCCAACAGCTCTTTGTCCCTAAATCCTTTTGTGGCaatataaagatctttgtatTTGAATCGGTGAGGCCCATATTGAATCTCCCAGTCTTCTAGCAATTCTGCAAACTTCTCCTTCCTTCTTATGGCATAAACTACAGCTGAAATTGCTACCGAGGCTAAACTAACAATAATCCAAGGCAACCCAATTGTCAAAAATTTAGATCTGGGTTTACCTCCAATCCGAGGCAGCTTGGGAAGTTGAGAGACATCAAGTTCTGGAGCCTGGCCGTTCACCTTAAAGCTCCAACCCAAAACATAATGGGCTGTTAGAATTGACGCAGTTGAGGACGAGAAGCCAACATACATGTTGTCTTCAATGACCGGTGAAAGATCAGAGGACAAAGACAAGAGCGGAGTCTTGGGTTTTCTGACATTAATTGGAGCCAAAGTGACCTCAATTTTCTTCTCGACACCGTCATATTCCACCCACACTTGCATTTGGCGGCCACTGATAAGAGTCAGATTCCTAAACGCACCATTGTTATCATCATAATATCCTGCGGCAGCAGATTTCTCGGACGTCAAGCTATTTATATCAATCCCAACATGGTTATCATTGATGTCACCAAACTCGCTGTTCAGGATGGTATCGAGCTCTATGGCGACAACATGATTGGTGGAATTACCATCGTTGCTATTATTGAAAAGGCCAAGGTACTGGGCTTGCAGAGCTCCTGGGAGCCCTCTTGTGGGAGCAATCACGAAAGCAAACCCATGACTGCTAAAAGTGGGATATTCAGAAATGATAGCAAATACAAAGGTGGTAGAGAAGGAGGAAGCGGTGCCATTGGACGAGTTCTTGAAGGTTATTGGATTCGGGTAGAAAGCATGACCCTTTTGCTGTTTGGTGCCATTAGTGAGCTTCAAAAGGCCAGTTGAAGTGATACCGGCTATGCCGTCTAGGCTTAGATTTGCCGATTGAAACCCGAGGTAAGTGAAGCTGGTATTTTCTGAGGCTACTAAGCTAATTGGCAGAAGCAGAAGGAATACTAGGTTGGACAACATGTCTTTATTTTGCATCTGCTCCCCTGTTTTCACCGTTTCATAGTTCCACTTCCAAGTTTAAGACATGTTGCGttgttgctgtttttttttttttttttttttaagacaggGAAAAGGAAgaattgggggggggggggggggggaactACAAACAAGACTTTTACAAATAgtacaaaaaggaagaaaaaggggTATAAGCAAAAATGCTATGAGATGCAGCCAGCCCACTTGGCTGCCAGGTGAGCCCTTCAATTGGTTTTTCTTCCAACTTTAGATGCTTCCCAACTAGAAAGACTGTTAAGCGGACTAAATGCATCTTTGATGAGACATTCTATCCGCCATTATTTGATAAGATGTGGAAGTTTTGAAGCTTACCCAATAATTAGAAAAACACCTTCGAGAAGAGTAGGCTTAGAGACAACTCAGACAAGAGAAAATGCCAATTAGAAACTTGGAAGTTGAAAAATGTGCTAGTATTCTGATAGTCTCACAACAATTTTCCACATGTACTTTAAACATTTCATTTGAATATCTCCATCATGCCTATTTCCACATGTCATGACAATCTTGTCCAAGTCACTCTGTTCGGTGCTTAACAGGAGTTCGAAAAAGTGGTCGGATTCTCACACCAAATTCTCAATTGATTGCTGTGGAATATCTTCATCATTACTAATCCACACCGTTTAAAGTTGTGGACACCAATTTACCGCAAAGAAGGACGATTGAACATCTTTTATATTGAATTTAGCCCTGGATGGATAACACAGATTCACCAAAGGAGTGAGTTGATATGGCAAATCTTATGACCAGGCTCGAGAAAATAATCAATCAATTATCCAATCCCAAAGACGGAGGGTCTCCTCTGTGAAAAAATTTGTAGGTCTAATTtatctcataaaatcggttcaataagagatggttgctcattccttataaacatgccaaaGGTCTTATCCATAGGCAATATAggactatttctcaacacctTTCCTCATGTGCAGGCcggtatttttcttggtcattGTCACGAGGTAAGTAGCGTGGGCCTCATTTGTCCTGTGGTAGGTTCTGATACTATGAAGAAATTCTTAAGCCTAGcccatctcataaaaccggttcaataagagagggttgcctattccttataaacatacacaaggtcttgtccacaggcaatgtaGGACTATTTCCTCAACACTCTGATCCCTTGAAATTTCACATTAAAAGATCAATTTTATACTGTGTTTTGAgccaattttaattatttgatctCTACCCATTATCTCAAATTTTTCCtgaaatttatcaaaaaatattaaattttatttatgaatacATAAACTGGGttatatatcttttatttttgtctcaGTATTTATAAAGATCAAATGTTTGCATAAAATAGTATTATATTAttctttaataatatttaaaaaagataaatatatttaaGCCCATGAATTAACACATGTTTTGAATTTAGCCCCATAAACTCACAAAGTGTGAAATTTGTATGTACCAAATtacctttttgttttaaaataaaaaataaaaaaaaatgcccctCTGTCCGCATCAAACATTAGANNNNNNNNNNNNNNNNNNNNNNNNNNNNNNNNNNNNNNNNNNNNNNNNNNNNNNNNNNNNNNNNN
Above is a genomic segment from Corylus avellana chromosome ca9, CavTom2PMs-1.0 containing:
- the LOC132191969 gene encoding L-type lectin-domain containing receptor kinase IV.1-like produces the protein MQNKDMLSNLVFLLLLPISLVASENTSFTYLGFQSANLSLDGIAGITSTGLLKLTNGTKQQKGHAFYPNPITFKNSSNGTASSFSTTFVFAIISEYPTFSSHGFAFVIAPTRGLPGALQAQYLGLFNNSNDGNSTNHVVAIELDTILNSEFGDINDNHVGIDINSLTSEKSAAAGYYDDNNGAFRNLTLISGRQMQVWVEYDGVEKKIEVTLAPINVRKPKTPLLSLSSDLSPVIEDNMYVGFSSSTASILTAHYVLGWSFKVNGQAPELDVSQLPKLPRIGGKPRSKFLTIGLPWIIVSLASVAISAVVYAIRRKEKFAELLEDWEIQYGPHRFKYKDLYIATKGFRDKELLGAGGFGRVYRGILPTSKIEIAVKRVSHESRQGMKQFVAEIVSIGRLRHRNLVPLLGYCRRKGELLLVYDYMPNGSLDKYLFDQPKVTLSWSQRFQVIIGVASGLFYLHEEWEQIVIHRDIKASNVLLDGELNARLGDFGLARLYDHGTDPQTTHVVGTLGYLAPEHSRSGKATPSTDVFAFGAFLLEVACGRRPIEPREEADDVLLLDWVFSHWNRGEILEARDVNLGADYVAEEVELVLKLGLLCSHSEPAARPSMRQVMQFLEGDFPLPDLSSLGLCASGLTFAHNREGGFSDFAMSYPSSGDRFTQSSFAAESLLSGGR